One genomic window of Halovivax cerinus includes the following:
- a CDS encoding DMT family transporter has translation MNPYALLAGAIVSELVGTTALNLSEGFSRPIPSAVVVIGYGLAFYLLSLTLEELPIGVVYATWAALGIVGVAAIGLVAFDDPIDLPGVIGIALIIGGVYCVNVLSSMSAH, from the coding sequence ATGAACCCGTACGCGTTGCTCGCCGGTGCGATCGTCTCGGAACTCGTGGGAACGACCGCGCTCAATCTCTCAGAGGGGTTCAGCCGGCCGATCCCGAGCGCAGTCGTCGTGATCGGCTACGGTCTGGCCTTCTACTTGCTCTCCCTGACGCTCGAGGAGTTGCCGATCGGCGTCGTCTACGCCACCTGGGCGGCGCTCGGGATCGTCGGCGTCGCCGCGATCGGCCTCGTCGCCTTCGACGACCCGATCGATCTCCCCGGGGTCATCGGCATCGCCCTCATCATTGGGGGCGTCTACTGCGTCAACGTCCTCTCGTCGATGTCGGCGC
- a CDS encoding TrmB family transcriptional regulator, with protein MSELSELGLSSYEERAYRALLSLGSATASDVAVRASVPTGRIYDVLNGLSARDLVSIRAGTEPTIYEPVDPETAVDRLLDARTRELDRREAELREVADSVRSTLAPTVPASATLWRTDLGSEDALALWREQVKAATDQYRMAVGPPYDAADWETYAAELGPADRIDGDVSVRVLLSEAVSARLSDSEIGPLLDELTDLEVRVAADVRLTWYVVDEVECCLDLPDLFEPAARLGIALSREESFVQEAIERFDRAWEAGTPIDTHLPGHD; from the coding sequence GTGAGCGAGCTTTCAGAACTGGGGCTCTCCAGTTACGAGGAGCGAGCCTACCGGGCGTTGCTCTCGCTCGGATCGGCCACGGCCAGTGACGTCGCAGTGCGCGCGTCGGTACCGACGGGGCGCATCTACGACGTTCTGAACGGCCTCTCCGCCCGCGACCTCGTCTCTATCCGCGCCGGGACGGAGCCGACGATCTACGAACCGGTCGATCCCGAGACGGCCGTCGACCGCTTGCTCGACGCACGCACGCGCGAACTCGACCGCCGCGAAGCCGAGCTTCGGGAGGTAGCCGACTCGGTCCGGTCGACCCTCGCGCCCACGGTGCCAGCCAGCGCGACCCTCTGGCGGACCGACCTCGGGAGTGAGGACGCCCTCGCCCTCTGGCGCGAGCAGGTGAAGGCAGCGACCGACCAGTACCGGATGGCCGTCGGGCCGCCGTACGACGCCGCCGACTGGGAGACCTACGCCGCCGAACTGGGGCCGGCCGACCGGATCGACGGCGACGTCTCGGTTCGAGTGTTGCTTTCCGAGGCCGTCAGCGCTCGCCTGTCTGACAGCGAGATCGGGCCACTGCTCGACGAACTCACGGATCTCGAAGTCCGCGTCGCGGCCGACGTCCGACTCACCTGGTACGTCGTCGACGAGGTCGAGTGCTGTCTCGACCTCCCGGATCTGTTCGAACCGGCCGCACGGCTGGGGATCGCACTCTCCCGCGAGGAGTCGTTCGTCCAGGAAGCGATCGAACGATTCGACCGCGCGTGGGAGGCGGGGACGCCGATCGATACCCATCTACCAGGACACGACTAG
- a CDS encoding S8 family peptidase: MSLGTPTRRTVLKNAAAGAAATGIAGTALAEPTGRTLVGLQPSSDVSVATAQAESVHRELDFGDIGTVVAGTFSDTAISALQTDPNVRYVEKEGRMHALAQDLPYGIDIVEADVAHDNGDTGAGADIAIIDTGIDQDHPDLQANLGQGADFTGTGSWDDDNGHGTHCAGIADADDNTEGVVGVSTEATLHAVKVLGSGGGGSFSDIAAGIEWVANQGYDVASLSLGGSTGSSALQDACQYASNSGVLVVAAAGNDGECSNCVSYPAVYDTVMAVSATDSNDEIASFSSTGPEIEIAAPGANVNSTYNDGGYTSLDGTSMACPHVAGAGGQLMANGYSNTDARQQLTSTADDICRCPEDAGAGRLNVAAALGHQSPSNCNGSTDCQNDGGGGGCFITTATAGEGETLDSLRRFRDESMGATPLGRGLVGLYYRISPPIADTLERHPESLTSRATRTIVDACASLSDRQDETDSTVESASLGVVLTMLYVVGIAVGAGGHLGIRARELGERT, from the coding sequence ATGTCACTCGGAACACCAACACGACGGACGGTACTCAAAAACGCCGCGGCCGGCGCGGCTGCAACGGGAATCGCGGGAACGGCCCTGGCGGAGCCGACCGGGCGGACGCTCGTCGGACTGCAGCCGAGTAGCGACGTCTCTGTCGCTACGGCGCAGGCCGAGTCGGTCCACCGGGAACTGGACTTCGGCGACATCGGCACGGTCGTCGCCGGGACCTTCTCGGATACCGCCATCTCGGCACTACAGACCGACCCCAACGTCAGGTACGTCGAAAAGGAGGGCCGCATGCACGCGCTGGCCCAGGACCTGCCGTACGGGATCGACATCGTCGAGGCCGACGTCGCCCACGACAACGGCGACACGGGCGCCGGGGCGGACATCGCCATCATCGACACCGGAATCGACCAGGATCATCCCGATCTGCAGGCCAACCTCGGCCAGGGCGCCGACTTCACGGGGACGGGGTCGTGGGACGACGACAACGGCCACGGTACCCACTGTGCCGGGATCGCGGACGCGGACGACAACACCGAAGGCGTGGTCGGCGTCTCCACCGAGGCGACGCTCCACGCGGTCAAGGTCCTCGGGAGCGGCGGCGGGGGAAGCTTCTCGGATATCGCAGCCGGCATCGAGTGGGTCGCCAACCAGGGGTACGACGTGGCCTCCCTCTCGCTCGGCGGTTCGACGGGCAGTTCAGCGCTGCAGGACGCCTGTCAGTACGCCTCCAACAGCGGCGTGCTGGTCGTCGCCGCGGCCGGCAACGACGGGGAGTGTTCGAACTGCGTGAGCTACCCGGCGGTCTACGACACGGTGATGGCGGTGAGCGCCACCGACTCGAACGACGAGATCGCGTCGTTCTCCTCGACCGGTCCGGAGATCGAGATCGCCGCGCCCGGCGCGAACGTCAATTCGACGTACAACGACGGCGGCTACACCAGCCTCGACGGCACGTCGATGGCGTGTCCGCACGTCGCCGGCGCCGGCGGCCAGTTGATGGCCAACGGGTACTCGAACACGGATGCGCGCCAACAGCTGACGAGCACGGCCGACGACATCTGCCGGTGTCCGGAGGACGCGGGGGCCGGTCGGCTCAACGTCGCGGCGGCACTCGGCCACCAGTCGCCGTCGAACTGCAACGGGTCCACCGATTGCCAGAACGACGGCGGCGGTGGCGGGTGCTTCATCACGACCGCGACCGCGGGCGAGGGCGAGACGCTCGATTCGCTCAGGCGCTTCCGCGACGAATCGATGGGCGCGACGCCCCTTGGCCGGGGGCTCGTCGGACTCTACTACCGCATCAGTCCACCCATCGCCGACACGCTCGAACGCCACCCGGAGAGCCTGACGAGCCGGGCCACCCGTACGATCGTCGACGCCTGCGCGTCGCTCTCGGATCGGCAGGACGAGACCGACTCGACCGTCGAGAGTGCGTCACTGGGCGTCGTGCTCACGATGCTGTACGTGGTGGGTATCGCTGTCGGCGCCGGTGGACACCTGGGAATCCGCGCCCGAGAACTGGGCGAGCGCACGTAG
- a CDS encoding cell division protein SepF — protein sequence MGLMSKILGGGGTRTTEDYVELDVDDIAAESGEAAMCVRFAEIDGQSATIDIKDAVYDGDMVVADITRLRTKDKTVEHVLDELRQVVHEVGGDIVQKGDDQIIVTPTGVSISREKLGQ from the coding sequence ATGGGACTTATGAGCAAAATTCTCGGCGGTGGCGGGACCAGAACGACCGAGGACTACGTAGAACTCGACGTCGACGACATCGCCGCCGAGTCGGGCGAGGCGGCGATGTGCGTCCGCTTCGCCGAGATCGACGGCCAGTCCGCGACGATCGATATCAAAGACGCCGTCTACGACGGCGACATGGTCGTCGCGGACATCACCCGTCTCCGAACGAAGGACAAGACGGTCGAGCACGTCCTAGACGAGCTCCGACAGGTCGTCCACGAGGTCGGTGGCGACATCGTCCAGAAGGGCGACGACCAGATCATCGTCACGCCGACCGGCGTCTCCATCTCCCGGGAAAAGCTCGGCCAGTAG
- a CDS encoding AsnC family transcriptional regulator produces MHPLDETDLEILRLLGEDARRPFSTIGDEVGLSGPAVSDRVTRLREAGVINGFTVDVDRSQLQAGVPVFVQAAVPSDAIAELQNRVESDEAVEHVFLTADGDLWFYARAQVQNVRQWIDDLFDGETSVEYSVTLIDDVAWRPSFGGTAFALTCAECGNTVDSEGESERIDGQLYHFCCSSCQGRFVERYDRFEAGA; encoded by the coding sequence ATGCATCCCCTAGACGAGACTGATCTCGAGATTCTCCGATTGCTCGGCGAGGACGCACGCCGCCCCTTCAGCACCATCGGCGACGAGGTCGGTCTCTCGGGACCGGCCGTCTCCGATCGCGTGACCCGGTTGCGGGAGGCGGGCGTCATCAACGGGTTCACCGTCGACGTCGACCGGTCGCAGTTGCAGGCGGGCGTGCCGGTGTTCGTCCAGGCGGCGGTACCGTCAGACGCCATCGCGGAGCTTCAGAACCGGGTCGAGTCCGACGAGGCGGTCGAACACGTGTTTCTGACGGCAGACGGTGATCTCTGGTTCTACGCGCGCGCCCAAGTTCAAAACGTCCGACAGTGGATCGACGACCTGTTCGATGGCGAGACGTCCGTCGAGTACTCGGTTACGTTGATCGACGACGTCGCGTGGCGACCGTCGTTCGGCGGCACGGCCTTCGCACTCACGTGCGCCGAGTGTGGGAACACGGTCGACAGCGAAGGCGAATCAGAACGGATCGACGGGCAACTGTATCACTTCTGCTGTTCGTCGTGTCAGGGCCGGTTCGTAGAGCGCTACGACCGGTTCGAGGCCGGCGCGTGA
- a CDS encoding heavy metal translocating P-type ATPase, which produces MSTRTARLEIQGMSCANCSQSVTDAVEALDGVTEAAVNFATDEGTVTYDPSAVSIAEIYDAIEAAGYHARRETVSIGIADMTCANCAATNEEALELVPGVIDAEANYATDEAQVAYNPAAVSRETLYETVEEAGYTPIRGEGDDESEQDRRDAARNEEIRKQLRLTLFGAILSVPFLFFLTDRFLLGGTVFPDELFGFEFEWVGFLLATPVQFVLGRPFYVNSYKAIVKNGRANMDVLIALGSSTAYVYSVAVLLGLVAGETYFDTAALILVFITLGNYLEARSKGQAGDALRKLLEMEAETATVVREDGSEEDVPLEDVVVGDRLKVRPGEKIPTDGVVVDGQSAVDESMITGESVPVEKSDGDEVVGSTINENGVLTVEATKVGGDTALQQIVRTVKDAQARQPEIQNLADRISAYFVPAVIANALFWGTVWFFFPQPLAGFVDWLPLWGQVAGGPAVAGGTISVFEFAIVVFASAVLIACPCALGLATPAATMVGTTIGAQNGVLFKGGDILERAKDVDTVVFDKTGTLTEGEMELTDVVVFDGDGAPAADGGDPATDGGQLEAQHRRSEDDVLALAAAAESGSEHPLAQAIVDGARARGLDIDEPDAFENVPGHGIQATVGGREILVGNRKLLRDAGIDPEPAAETMERLENEGKTAMLVAIDGDLRGVVADADTVKESAKTAVAALHERAVDVMMLTGDNERTARAVAEQVGIDPENVRAEVLPEDKSDAVEAIQDEGRTAMMVGDGVNDAPALAVAHVGTAIGSGTDVAIEAADVTLMRDDPVDVVKAIRISDATLQKIKQNLVWALGYNTTLIPLASLGLLQPVLAAGAMAFSSVSVLSNSLLFRRYTPDEEYRLLYRWR; this is translated from the coding sequence ATGAGTACCCGAACCGCGCGGCTCGAGATCCAGGGGATGAGCTGTGCCAACTGTTCACAGTCTGTCACCGACGCGGTGGAAGCGCTCGACGGCGTCACCGAGGCAGCCGTCAACTTCGCGACGGACGAGGGCACAGTCACGTACGATCCATCGGCGGTCTCGATCGCCGAGATCTACGACGCGATCGAGGCAGCCGGGTATCACGCCCGCCGGGAGACGGTCTCGATCGGCATCGCGGACATGACGTGTGCGAACTGCGCTGCGACCAACGAGGAGGCCCTCGAACTGGTCCCGGGCGTCATCGACGCGGAGGCGAACTACGCGACGGACGAGGCGCAGGTCGCGTACAACCCAGCGGCGGTCTCCCGCGAAACGTTGTACGAGACCGTCGAGGAAGCCGGTTACACGCCGATCCGCGGCGAGGGTGACGACGAGTCCGAACAGGACCGCCGGGACGCGGCGCGAAACGAGGAGATCCGCAAACAGCTCCGATTGACCCTGTTCGGCGCGATCCTGTCCGTTCCATTCCTGTTCTTCCTGACCGATCGGTTCCTCCTCGGTGGGACCGTCTTCCCTGACGAACTCTTCGGGTTCGAGTTCGAGTGGGTCGGATTTCTGCTCGCGACGCCCGTCCAGTTCGTCCTAGGGCGGCCCTTCTACGTGAACTCCTACAAGGCCATCGTCAAGAACGGGCGCGCGAACATGGACGTCCTCATTGCGCTCGGTTCCTCGACCGCCTACGTCTACAGCGTCGCGGTGTTACTCGGGCTGGTCGCCGGCGAGACGTACTTCGACACGGCGGCGCTGATCCTCGTGTTCATCACGCTCGGGAACTACCTCGAGGCGCGCTCGAAGGGCCAGGCCGGTGACGCGCTCCGGAAACTCCTCGAGATGGAGGCGGAGACGGCGACGGTCGTCCGCGAGGATGGCAGCGAGGAGGACGTTCCACTCGAGGACGTCGTCGTTGGCGACCGGCTGAAGGTGCGGCCGGGCGAGAAGATTCCCACGGACGGTGTCGTCGTGGACGGCCAATCCGCCGTCGACGAGTCGATGATCACCGGCGAGTCCGTCCCCGTCGAGAAGTCAGATGGCGACGAGGTCGTCGGCTCGACGATCAACGAGAACGGCGTACTGACCGTCGAGGCGACGAAGGTCGGCGGGGATACCGCCCTCCAGCAGATCGTCCGCACGGTAAAGGACGCCCAGGCGCGTCAGCCGGAGATCCAGAACCTCGCCGACCGGATCTCGGCGTACTTCGTCCCCGCGGTCATCGCGAACGCCCTCTTCTGGGGGACCGTCTGGTTCTTCTTCCCCCAACCGCTCGCGGGCTTCGTCGACTGGCTCCCGCTGTGGGGCCAGGTCGCGGGCGGCCCCGCGGTTGCCGGCGGAACTATCTCCGTCTTCGAGTTCGCCATCGTCGTCTTCGCCTCCGCGGTGCTCATCGCCTGTCCCTGCGCGCTCGGTCTCGCGACGCCCGCGGCGACCATGGTCGGGACGACGATCGGCGCCCAGAACGGTGTCCTGTTCAAGGGCGGTGACATCCTCGAACGCGCCAAGGACGTCGACACCGTCGTCTTCGACAAGACGGGAACCCTCACCGAAGGCGAGATGGAACTGACCGACGTCGTCGTGTTCGACGGAGACGGTGCGCCCGCGGCTGACGGTGGCGACCCGGCCACGGACGGCGGTCAACTCGAAGCACAACATCGCCGTTCCGAAGACGACGTCCTCGCACTCGCTGCGGCGGCCGAGAGCGGCAGCGAACACCCGCTCGCCCAGGCGATCGTCGACGGCGCCAGAGCGCGGGGCCTCGACATCGACGAGCCCGACGCGTTCGAGAACGTCCCGGGTCACGGGATTCAGGCGACGGTGGGCGGTCGTGAGATCCTCGTCGGTAACCGGAAGCTCCTCCGGGACGCGGGGATCGACCCCGAACCAGCCGCCGAGACGATGGAACGCCTCGAGAACGAGGGCAAGACGGCGATGCTGGTGGCTATCGACGGCGACCTCCGCGGCGTCGTCGCCGACGCCGACACCGTCAAGGAGAGCGCGAAAACGGCCGTCGCCGCCCTCCACGAGCGCGCCGTCGACGTGATGATGCTGACCGGCGACAACGAGCGGACGGCCCGTGCGGTCGCGGAACAGGTCGGGATCGATCCGGAGAACGTCCGGGCGGAGGTCCTCCCCGAGGACAAATCCGACGCGGTCGAGGCGATCCAGGACGAGGGCCGCACGGCGATGATGGTCGGTGACGGCGTAAACGACGCGCCCGCGCTGGCGGTCGCCCACGTCGGGACGGCGATCGGTAGCGGCACCGACGTCGCCATCGAAGCCGCGGACGTCACGCTGATGCGCGACGACCCGGTCGACGTGGTGAAGGCGATCCGGATCTCGGACGCGACGCTCCAGAAGATCAAGCAAAACCTCGTCTGGGCGCTCGGCTACAACACGACGCTCATCCCGCTGGCCTCGCTCGGGCTGCTCCAGCCCGTGCTGGCCGCCGGAGCGATGGCATTCTCGAGCGTGTCGGTCCTGTCGAACAGCCTGTTGTTCCGTCGGTACACGCCTGACGAGGAGTACCGCCTCCTCTACAGGTGGCGGTAG
- a CDS encoding heavy-metal-associated domain-containing protein, translating to MAERITVDGMSCGHCEQTVEDALEDVDGVTTASADHESGAATVEGSADTDALVEAVADAGYDASP from the coding sequence ATGGCAGAAAGGATCACTGTCGACGGAATGAGTTGCGGACACTGTGAACAAACGGTCGAAGACGCGCTCGAAGACGTAGACGGCGTGACGACTGCGAGCGCAGATCACGAATCGGGTGCTGCGACCGTCGAAGGGTCGGCGGACACCGACGCGCTGGTCGAGGCCGTCGCAGACGCCGGGTACGACGCCTCCCCGTGA
- a CDS encoding DUF302 domain-containing protein, which produces MGYTIRTTVESDFDDVVDETIEALESEGFGVLCDIDVRATFAKKLDEEFRQYRILGACNPALARDGLDEEIELGALLPCNVAVYETDEGSIAVSAVDATELVGLTDSAALDSIGDEVRDRFERVVGTVEDAFRHAGE; this is translated from the coding sequence ATGGGTTACACAATACGGACGACCGTGGAGAGTGACTTCGACGACGTCGTCGACGAGACGATCGAGGCGCTCGAATCGGAAGGGTTCGGTGTCCTCTGTGACATCGACGTTCGAGCGACGTTCGCGAAGAAACTCGACGAGGAGTTCCGCCAGTACCGAATTCTGGGGGCGTGCAATCCGGCGCTCGCTCGCGATGGGCTGGACGAAGAGATCGAGCTCGGGGCGTTACTCCCCTGCAACGTCGCGGTCTACGAAACCGACGAGGGATCGATCGCCGTGAGCGCAGTGGATGCGACCGAACTGGTCGGGCTCACCGACTCGGCCGCGCTGGACTCGATCGGGGACGAGGTTCGCGACCGATTCGAGCGCGTGGTCGGGACGGTCGAGGACGCGTTCCGCCACGCCGGGGAGTGA
- a CDS encoding DUF1028 domain-containing protein, protein MTFSVCVHEPYEADEGCEHHRFGVAVTTRLPAVGRLCPFVTENGAIATQSHVNVDLGRDGIAYVDDGLAVDDALPALLAADDGAPLRQLHGVDAETTFVFSGDECGPWYGHLDGDRYTVAGNLLAGESVVEAVAETYEAQRDEDRPLEERLIDALEAGQVEGGDKREGLSVQSAALLVEDTEAYEFDPSTRDLRIDASRQPIADLRETYELAAEAHETLLERVAERDEETP, encoded by the coding sequence ATGACGTTCAGCGTCTGCGTTCACGAACCCTACGAGGCCGACGAGGGCTGCGAGCACCACCGGTTCGGCGTCGCGGTGACGACGCGGCTGCCTGCTGTGGGCCGTCTCTGTCCGTTCGTCACCGAGAACGGAGCCATCGCCACACAGAGTCACGTGAACGTCGATCTCGGTCGCGACGGAATCGCCTACGTCGACGACGGCCTCGCGGTCGACGACGCGCTCCCCGCGTTACTCGCGGCAGACGACGGTGCACCACTGCGCCAGCTCCACGGCGTCGACGCCGAGACCACGTTCGTCTTCTCCGGCGACGAGTGCGGTCCTTGGTACGGACACCTCGATGGCGATCGCTACACCGTGGCCGGCAATCTGCTGGCCGGCGAATCCGTCGTCGAGGCCGTCGCCGAGACCTACGAGGCCCAGCGTGACGAGGACAGACCGCTCGAGGAACGCCTGATAGACGCCCTCGAGGCGGGTCAGGTCGAAGGCGGTGACAAACGCGAGGGCCTCTCCGTACAGAGCGCTGCACTGCTGGTCGAAGATACCGAAGCGTACGAGTTCGACCCCTCGACGCGCGACCTCCGGATCGACGCCAGTCGCCAACCGATCGCAGACCTCCGGGAGACGTACGAACTCGCCGCCGAGGCCCACGAGACGCTCCTCGAGCGGGTGGCGGAGCGTGACGAGGAGACGCCTTAG
- a CDS encoding RNA-binding protein, producing MQVKSRHHLRSDDVSAVETAVGDRLGVDLDGDAYELVEFEDSDWEVVLVDGEPLVAYFDEEPFLTVRGANATEPSDRLVIVDAGAVSFVSDGADVMRPGIADVRGDVTEGDLVLIAEESHEKVLAVGRSRVDSDDLLGDSGKVIDSLHFVGDDLYTFSG from the coding sequence ATGCAGGTGAAATCGCGCCACCACCTCCGAAGCGACGACGTCTCGGCGGTCGAGACGGCCGTCGGTGACCGTCTCGGCGTCGATCTGGACGGGGACGCCTACGAACTGGTCGAGTTCGAAGATTCCGACTGGGAGGTCGTCCTCGTCGACGGCGAGCCACTGGTCGCGTACTTCGACGAGGAGCCGTTCCTGACCGTCCGCGGAGCCAACGCCACCGAGCCGTCCGATCGGCTCGTCATCGTCGACGCCGGCGCCGTCTCGTTCGTCAGCGACGGCGCCGACGTGATGCGGCCCGGTATCGCCGACGTCCGCGGCGACGTCACCGAGGGGGATCTCGTCCTGATCGCCGAGGAGTCCCACGAGAAGGTGCTCGCCGTCGGTCGCTCGCGCGTCGATAGTGACGACCTGCTCGGCGACTCCGGCAAGGTAATCGACTCGCTTCACTTCGTCGGCGACGACCTGTACACGTTCAGCGGGTGA
- a CDS encoding TMEM175 family protein has translation MVALLGGDGTDRIEALTDGVLAIVLTLLVLQFEVPDVDPSALPGALADQETLAVSYVLSFAIVGLYWTIHHNLFRDIVEHDRLLLWLNLGFLLSISFLPYPTEVLGTYGTTFAWVLYAVNLSLVGITLTAVWAYAAHAGFTSDRIDARLARLITIRGLISPATFALSIAVATVNLSLAYVVPALIAPLQLLWVRYYGRATEALER, from the coding sequence ATGGTCGCACTCCTCGGTGGCGACGGCACCGACCGCATCGAGGCGCTGACCGACGGGGTACTCGCCATCGTGCTCACGCTGCTCGTCTTGCAGTTCGAGGTGCCGGACGTGGACCCCTCGGCGCTCCCCGGCGCGCTGGCCGACCAGGAGACGCTGGCCGTCAGTTACGTGCTGAGCTTCGCCATCGTCGGTCTCTACTGGACGATTCACCACAATCTCTTCCGTGATATCGTCGAACACGATCGCCTCCTCCTGTGGCTCAACCTCGGCTTCTTGCTATCGATCTCCTTTCTCCCGTACCCGACGGAGGTGCTGGGCACGTACGGGACGACGTTCGCCTGGGTCCTGTACGCCGTTAATCTCTCGCTGGTCGGCATCACGCTGACCGCCGTCTGGGCGTACGCCGCCCACGCCGGGTTCACGTCCGACCGGATCGACGCCCGTCTCGCTCGCCTGATCACGATTCGCGGGCTCATCTCGCCGGCGACGTTCGCGCTCTCGATCGCCGTCGCCACCGTGAACCTCTCGCTCGCGTACGTCGTTCCCGCCCTCATTGCGCCGCTTCAACTACTCTGGGTCCGGTACTACGGGCGCGCGACCGAGGCACTGGAGCGGTGA
- a CDS encoding metallophosphoesterase, whose translation MATEYVFISDLHMGGEEQLTTLDCEAELVSFLADLEGRGGDVELIINGDAFGLWEYDDVSDRPDTASSPAKLDRVIEDHPRVFEQFRATGEAIDITLIPGNHDYDLACSQSHVDRLAAYNISLEPAIAITREVGDARIWIEHGQQHDSNNRMPDWGNPDALPVGYFVVQRIVDAAGRYSDRARGNWLRDIQSVTPMEEIPRWLFSNYFYREMSPVLRAIVVPLLLFFNITLVYLVGTVLESVGLVPRWLFTDNPVVHALGVADIVLELIVSINVVIVAILLLLAVPLWFFRRDLRHTLGRFGVMLSGVRVGQGDEPFLNAAHAVFESHPDVAVYVYGHTHRASLTRWGDRVVVNTGTWLKKLQHVETWFSRLPGVYYPTFRLTAVRIVAEDDRIVVEFDEIERDDPADLTRFQRLVARHPPAPNPIPDRTVVDPDGPLDVPADDDD comes from the coding sequence ATGGCCACCGAGTACGTCTTTATCAGCGACCTTCACATGGGTGGCGAGGAGCAACTCACTACGCTCGACTGCGAGGCGGAACTCGTCTCGTTTCTCGCCGACCTCGAAGGACGCGGCGGCGACGTCGAACTGATCATCAACGGCGACGCGTTCGGTCTCTGGGAGTACGACGACGTGTCGGACCGGCCCGATACCGCGTCGAGTCCCGCGAAACTCGATCGAGTGATCGAGGACCACCCGCGCGTGTTCGAGCAGTTTCGCGCGACCGGCGAGGCGATCGATATCACGCTCATTCCGGGCAACCACGATTACGATCTCGCGTGCTCACAGTCCCACGTCGATCGGCTCGCTGCGTACAACATCTCGCTGGAGCCGGCCATCGCCATCACACGGGAGGTGGGTGATGCCCGAATCTGGATCGAACACGGCCAGCAACACGACTCGAACAACCGAATGCCGGACTGGGGCAACCCGGACGCGCTGCCGGTCGGGTACTTCGTCGTCCAGCGAATCGTCGACGCCGCGGGCCGCTACTCGGATCGTGCCAGGGGCAACTGGCTCCGGGACATCCAGTCGGTCACCCCGATGGAGGAGATCCCGCGCTGGCTCTTCTCGAACTACTTCTACCGGGAGATGAGTCCGGTCCTGCGGGCGATCGTCGTCCCGCTGTTGTTGTTCTTCAACATCACGCTGGTGTACCTGGTCGGGACCGTCTTAGAGAGCGTCGGCCTCGTCCCGCGGTGGCTGTTCACCGACAATCCCGTCGTTCACGCCCTCGGCGTCGCCGACATCGTCCTCGAACTCATCGTCTCCATCAACGTCGTGATCGTCGCGATCCTGCTGTTGCTCGCGGTCCCGCTGTGGTTTTTCAGACGGGATCTCAGACACACGCTCGGGCGATTCGGCGTCATGCTGTCCGGCGTTCGCGTCGGCCAGGGGGACGAACCGTTCCTGAACGCCGCGCACGCTGTCTTCGAGTCGCACCCCGACGTCGCCGTCTACGTTTACGGGCACACCCACCGCGCGTCGCTCACCCGGTGGGGCGACCGTGTCGTCGTCAACACCGGCACCTGGTTGAAGAAACTCCAGCACGTCGAGACCTGGTTTTCCCGGTTGCCGGGCGTGTATTACCCGACGTTTCGATTAACCGCGGTTCGCATCGTCGCCGAGGACGACCGGATCGTCGTCGAGTTCGACGAGATCGAGCGGGACGACCCGGCGGATCTCACGCGATTCCAGCGACTCGTCGCCCGCCACCCGCCGGCGCCGAATCCGATCCCCGACCGAACGGTGGTCGATCCCGACGGTCCCCTCGACGTGCCAGCGGACGATGACGACTGA